A single genomic interval of Bacillus smithii harbors:
- a CDS encoding aminotransferase class I/II-fold pyridoxal phosphate-dependent enzyme, producing the protein MSQFDTPLFTSLVQHAKKNPVQFHIPGHKKGAGMDPKFREFIGENALSIDLINIAPLDDLHNPKGVIHQAQKLAAEAFGADYSFFSVQGTSGAIMAMVMSVCGPGDKIIIPRNVHKSIMSAIIFSGAVPIFIHPEIDGRLGISHGITADAVEKALKQHPDAKGVLVINPTYFGVSGDLKKIVEIAHSYNVPVLVDEAHGAHIHFHDDLPISAMQAGADLAATSVHKLGGSLTQSSILNIREGLVSVNKVQSIMSMLTTTSTSYLLLASLDVARKRLATEGKELLDRTIALAENIRKQINEIPYLYCVGEEILDSEAVFDYDPTKLTISVKDLGITGHDAEKWLREVYQIEVELSDLYNILCIITPGDTEKEGTILVNALKHLSETFQHDAEEKHIEVLLPDIPHLALTPRDAFYAETEIIPFEKSAGRIIAEFVMVYPPGIPIFIPGEIITEENLAYIRKNMEAGLPVQGPEDPELKTLRVIKEFEAIR; encoded by the coding sequence TTGTCCCAGTTTGATACACCATTGTTTACATCATTAGTCCAGCATGCCAAAAAAAATCCTGTACAGTTCCATATTCCCGGCCATAAGAAAGGAGCGGGAATGGATCCGAAATTCAGAGAATTTATCGGCGAAAATGCGTTATCCATTGATTTGATTAATATTGCTCCACTTGATGACCTCCATAATCCAAAAGGCGTGATTCATCAGGCGCAAAAGTTGGCAGCCGAAGCATTCGGAGCAGACTATTCCTTTTTTTCCGTTCAAGGAACAAGCGGCGCCATTATGGCAATGGTCATGAGCGTTTGTGGACCTGGCGATAAAATCATCATTCCTAGAAACGTTCATAAATCTATCATGTCCGCTATCATTTTTTCCGGTGCTGTTCCGATCTTTATCCACCCGGAAATTGATGGCCGTCTCGGTATTTCACACGGTATTACTGCCGATGCAGTGGAAAAAGCGTTAAAACAACACCCAGACGCTAAAGGGGTTTTAGTCATAAATCCTACTTATTTCGGCGTTTCCGGAGACTTAAAGAAAATTGTAGAGATTGCCCATTCTTACAACGTTCCCGTTTTAGTGGATGAAGCCCATGGCGCCCACATTCATTTTCATGACGATTTACCTATTTCGGCCATGCAAGCCGGGGCAGATCTTGCAGCTACGAGCGTCCACAAATTAGGCGGTTCTTTGACACAAAGCTCGATCTTAAACATTCGGGAAGGTTTAGTCTCCGTTAATAAAGTCCAATCGATCATGAGCATGTTGACGACAACGTCAACTTCTTATTTGCTGCTCGCTTCATTGGATGTCGCACGGAAACGTCTTGCGACCGAAGGAAAAGAACTTTTAGACCGAACGATCGCATTAGCAGAAAACATTCGTAAACAAATAAATGAAATTCCATATTTGTATTGTGTAGGCGAAGAAATTCTCGACTCAGAAGCTGTTTTTGATTACGACCCGACAAAACTGACTATTTCCGTAAAAGATTTAGGAATCACCGGACATGATGCCGAAAAATGGCTTCGTGAGGTTTATCAAATTGAAGTGGAGCTATCCGATTTATATAACATCCTTTGCATCATTACACCCGGCGATACAGAAAAAGAAGGAACCATATTAGTCAATGCGCTCAAACATTTATCCGAAACGTTTCAACATGATGCGGAAGAAAAGCATATAGAAGTATTACTGCCGGATATTCCCCATCTTGCCCTAACCCCTAGGGATGCTTTTTACGCGGAGACAGAAATCATTCCTTTTGAAAAATCAGCCGGTAGGATCATAGCTGAATTTGTGATGGTCTATCCTCCAGGTATTCCTATTTTCATACCCGGAGAAATTATTACAGAAGAAAATTTAGCCTATATTCGAAAAAACATGGAAGCGGGGTTGCCTGTCCAAGGCCCGGAAGACCCGGAATTAAAAACATTAAGAGTCATCAAAGAATTCGAAGCTATACGCTAG
- a CDS encoding NAD(P)H-dependent flavin oxidoreductase, with protein MNWETRVTKLLGIQYPIIQGGLAHLAYSELAAAVSNAGGLGQITAMSLEKPEDLREEIRKVRGLTDKPFGVNFAIGQHNRSFSHFLEVAVEEKVPVITMTGGNPAPIFDQLKGVDVIKLVLVAAVRQAQKAEELGADAVMVVGQEGGGHLGKNDIGTFVLTPKVVDNVSIPVIASGGIGDGRGLMAALSLGAEGIEMGTRFIATKECVHASELYKNYLIQGTENDTVVIKRTLGAPGRAIKNSWTEKILEIEKQNGGYEQLKDYISGEANKRFIYEGKADSGFAWAGQVMGLIKDVPSVKELIERMIGEAEDIRRKWAY; from the coding sequence TTGAATTGGGAAACTCGTGTAACAAAATTGTTAGGGATTCAATACCCGATTATACAAGGCGGATTAGCCCATCTTGCCTATTCTGAACTGGCAGCCGCCGTTTCTAATGCTGGTGGATTAGGTCAAATTACGGCCATGTCGTTAGAAAAACCGGAAGATTTACGGGAGGAAATTCGGAAGGTAAGAGGATTAACTGATAAACCATTTGGAGTCAATTTTGCGATTGGGCAGCACAATCGTTCTTTTTCACATTTTTTGGAGGTCGCTGTAGAGGAAAAAGTGCCGGTCATCACCATGACAGGCGGCAATCCTGCTCCTATTTTCGATCAGCTTAAGGGAGTAGATGTGATTAAGCTGGTCTTAGTAGCGGCTGTACGACAGGCGCAGAAAGCGGAAGAACTTGGCGCCGATGCAGTTATGGTCGTCGGCCAAGAAGGTGGAGGGCATTTAGGAAAGAATGACATCGGAACATTCGTATTGACGCCAAAAGTAGTTGACAACGTCAGCATCCCGGTCATTGCGTCAGGTGGAATTGGCGATGGCAGAGGGCTTATGGCTGCTCTCAGTCTTGGAGCTGAAGGGATTGAAATGGGTACAAGGTTTATCGCGACAAAAGAATGCGTCCATGCCTCCGAATTATATAAGAACTATCTTATTCAAGGGACTGAAAATGACACAGTAGTGATTAAACGAACTTTAGGCGCGCCTGGAAGAGCCATTAAAAACAGCTGGACAGAAAAAATTTTAGAAATCGAAAAACAAAATGGGGGCTATGAACAGCTGAAAGATTACATAAGCGGTGAAGCCAATAAGCGTTTTATATATGAAGGAAAAGCGGATTCCGGCTTTGCTTGGGCCGGGCAAGTGATGGGATTGATCAAGGACGTTCCGTCTGTCAAAGAGTTAATAGAAAGAATGATTGGAGAGGCGGAGGACATTCGCCGAAAATGGGCATACTAA
- a CDS encoding UPF0223 family protein, producing MKEYSYPFSFDWSTQEVIDVIKFFRAIEEAYEKGIEREELMAAYRRFKEIVPSKSEEKKLCNEFEESSGYSSYHVVKKMKALKPGDKVYMDQK from the coding sequence ATGAAGGAATATTCTTATCCGTTTTCATTTGATTGGTCCACTCAGGAAGTCATCGATGTGATCAAATTTTTTCGAGCTATTGAAGAAGCTTATGAGAAGGGAATTGAACGAGAAGAGCTGATGGCTGCTTATCGCCGCTTTAAAGAAATCGTTCCGAGCAAATCGGAAGAAAAAAAGCTTTGCAACGAATTTGAAGAATCGAGCGGCTATTCTTCTTATCACGTCGTCAAAAAAATGAAAGCTTTAAAACCGGGCGATAAGGTGTACATGGACCAAAAGTAG
- a CDS encoding YktB family protein, whose product MNFTGFSNEDFQVFQIPGLDARMEAIKRLVRPKLEFLGKYFAPTLSTLTGDEMHYHVAKHARRTINPPNDTWVAFSSSKRGYKKLPHFQIGLWETHLFIWFAVINEAPNKDQIGASFQNEVSAIRKRIPSHFVWSDDHTKPNVIQSNELSDQQLVQLFERLQFVKKAEALCGLHIPKDEAVRLNSTDLLNTIEDVFVQLIPLYKLAYRQTAISTDK is encoded by the coding sequence ATGAACTTTACCGGTTTTTCGAATGAAGATTTTCAAGTATTTCAAATTCCTGGCTTGGATGCCCGAATGGAGGCGATCAAAAGACTCGTTCGTCCAAAACTCGAATTTTTAGGGAAATACTTTGCACCGACGCTTAGCACCTTAACGGGAGATGAAATGCATTATCATGTGGCAAAGCATGCCCGCCGTACCATCAACCCGCCCAATGATACATGGGTTGCTTTTTCTTCAAGTAAACGTGGATACAAAAAACTCCCTCATTTTCAAATCGGCCTTTGGGAAACGCATTTATTTATCTGGTTCGCTGTCATAAATGAAGCTCCCAATAAAGATCAGATCGGCGCTTCTTTTCAAAATGAAGTATCTGCGATTCGAAAACGGATCCCTTCGCATTTTGTATGGTCCGATGATCACACGAAACCAAATGTCATCCAATCGAACGAATTGTCCGACCAACAACTGGTTCAATTGTTTGAAAGACTCCAATTCGTCAAAAAAGCGGAAGCTCTTTGCGGTTTGCATATTCCCAAAGATGAAGCCGTACGTTTAAACAGCACAGACCTTTTGAATACGATTGAGGATGTCTTTGTACAATTAATCCCTCTATACAAACTGGCATACAGACAAACGGCGATTTCAACCGACAAATAG
- a CDS encoding PH domain-containing protein — translation MVFYSKKGPVSSILTWLLIIGSIALPIAVHLELGTIAENLTVADKILLTVICSLFTFFLLSGWFHTFYILTDKVLKVRGGIFSWTIPLEEIEVITESKNPLAAPALSLDRLQVVYGKSKFILISPKDKSLFLKQIKKMRPDIIIEVKRF, via the coding sequence TTGGTATTTTACTCGAAAAAAGGACCCGTTAGTTCCATCCTGACATGGCTGTTAATCATTGGAAGTATCGCATTGCCGATAGCTGTCCACTTAGAGTTAGGTACTATAGCGGAGAATCTAACTGTTGCGGACAAAATTTTATTAACAGTCATCTGTAGCTTATTTACATTCTTTTTGCTTTCAGGATGGTTCCATACATTTTACATTTTAACTGACAAAGTCTTAAAAGTTAGAGGAGGAATTTTTAGTTGGACAATTCCTCTTGAAGAGATTGAAGTGATTACTGAGTCTAAAAATCCTCTAGCGGCACCAGCTCTATCACTTGATCGTTTACAAGTAGTGTACGGGAAATCGAAGTTCATCTTAATTTCTCCTAAAGACAAATCGTTATTTTTAAAACAAATAAAAAAAATGAGACCAGACATAATCATTGAAGTTAAACGGTTTTAG